In Raphanus sativus cultivar WK10039 chromosome 5, ASM80110v3, whole genome shotgun sequence, the following proteins share a genomic window:
- the LOC108857623 gene encoding upstream activation factor subunit UAF30: MSAVSRVFGGCRTLMAKAANNAAAAAASGGAGKEGKGILKTVPVSQTLASFAGESELSRATAVKKVWEHIKGNNLQNPENRKQIICDDKLKTIFGDKDTVGFTEIAKLLSPHFPKSV; encoded by the exons atgtCGGCAGTTTCTAGGGTTTTCGGAGGATGCAGGACACTGATGGCAAAGGCGGCGAATAATGCGGCGGCGGCGGCAGCAAGCGGTGGAGCTGGTAAAGAAGGAAAAGGGATACTCAAGACAGTTCCGGTCTCACAGACGCTGGCTAGCTTCGCCGGAGAAAGCGAGCTCTCTCGTGCCACCGCCGTGAAGAAAGTGTGGGAGCATATCAAGGGAAACAACCTCCAG aATCCAGAAAATAGGAAGCAGATCATATGCGACGATAAGTTGAAGACAATCTTCGGTGACAAAGACACAGTTGGATTCACAGAGATCGCAAAGCTCTTGTCTCCACATTTTCCCAAGTCTGTCTAA